A single window of Microcoleus sp. AS-A8 DNA harbors:
- the argC gene encoding N-acetyl-gamma-glutamyl-phosphate reductase codes for MGDLGRLPVGIIGASGYGGVQLVRLLMDHPGVEVVYLGGDSSAGKSYSELYPHLGHCVDLTIEAIDLDLVASRCQAVFLSLPNGLAHQMAPTLLAKGCKVLDLSADYRFRNLETYKIWYGGERQDQETAALAVYGLPELYRDRIADAQLVGCPGCYVTTSLLALAPLLKQGLIVPETAIIDAKSGTSGAGRTAKTNLLLSEADNSLAPYGVARHRHIPEIEQICSDLAGHEVMVQFTPHLIPMVRGLLATVYATLRDPGLVREDLITIYTAFYRASPFIRILPAGTYPQTKWACGTNLCYVGVEVDPRTDRAIIMSVTDNLIKGQAGQAIQCLNLMMGWEETLGLPQLGFYP; via the coding sequence ATGGGTGATTTAGGACGCCTGCCCGTAGGCATTATTGGGGCTTCAGGCTATGGCGGCGTGCAACTTGTACGGCTCTTGATGGATCACCCAGGAGTCGAGGTGGTTTATTTGGGGGGAGATAGCAGCGCGGGCAAGTCCTATTCTGAACTCTACCCTCATTTAGGCCATTGCGTTGACCTGACGATCGAAGCAATTGATTTAGATCTAGTGGCATCGCGCTGTCAAGCTGTTTTTCTATCATTGCCCAATGGCTTGGCTCATCAGATGGCACCCACGCTGTTGGCCAAGGGATGCAAAGTTCTAGACCTATCGGCAGACTATCGCTTTAGGAACCTAGAAACTTACAAAATTTGGTACGGTGGGGAGCGGCAAGACCAGGAAACCGCAGCTTTAGCTGTTTATGGTTTACCCGAATTATATCGCGATCGCATTGCCGACGCTCAGCTCGTTGGATGTCCAGGTTGCTATGTGACAACAAGTTTATTAGCCTTAGCCCCTTTATTAAAACAAGGCTTAATTGTGCCTGAAACAGCCATTATCGATGCCAAATCGGGGACATCGGGGGCTGGACGCACAGCCAAAACCAATCTCTTACTCTCCGAAGCCGATAACTCCCTAGCCCCCTACGGGGTAGCGCGTCATCGCCATATCCCAGAAATCGAGCAAATATGCAGCGATTTAGCAGGTCATGAGGTCATGGTACAGTTTACGCCCCACCTGATTCCGATGGTGCGGGGACTCCTGGCAACCGTTTATGCGACCCTACGCGATCCTGGATTGGTGCGAGAAGATTTGATCACCATTTATACGGCCTTCTACCGCGCATCTCCATTTATCCGAATCTTGCCGGCGGGCACTTACCCCCAAACCAAATGGGCTTGTGGCACTAATCTGTGTTATGTCGGTGTGGAAGTCGATCCTCGGACTGACCGAGCAATCATTATGTCCGTAACGGATAACTTGATTAAAGGTCAAGCCGGACAAGCGATACAGTGTCTAAATCTGATGATGGGTTGGGAAGAAACTCTTGGCTTGCCTCAACTTGGTTTTTATCCTTGA
- a CDS encoding efflux RND transporter permease subunit yields MFADFFIKRPVFATVCSLLILLVGAISIPTLAVAQYPDISPTQINVSANYGGANAETVENAVTTLLERQINGVEGMKYMTSSSSNDGTSTITVTFDASRNKDIAAVDVQNRVSVAQPQLPQAVQQTGVRVTKQSTSLLLAIGLYAQNKEYDNVFLSNYADLYLTDALKRLKGVGDVRIFGERKYSMRLWLDPNRLASRGLASKDVVNALREQNLQVGAGGIGQQPAPDGQMYQIDLRAISRLADASEFEDIVLKTDTNGGLVKLKDVGRAELGAENYSSFLRFRGNDAVGLGVYQLPGSNALDVAREVKAEMKRLAPTFPPGLKYQVALDTTLYVQQSLNEVVKTLFEAVVLVILVIFIFLQDWRTTLIPAITIPISLIGTFAFIKVFGFSINSLSLFGLTLATGLVVDDAIIVVENIARLIQDKGMNPRQAASESMEELLGAVIATSLVLMAVFIPVAFFPGTTGKLYQQFALTIAFSVALSTFNAVTLTPALCALLLRQDQKPSGWVGWIFDRINGAIDWTRNGYKRSLNTLSRMKGIVVGLFILSLGLTGWLYLSVPQAFLPEEDQGYFITIVQGPEGVSLNYTADVMNRVEQEILKVPEVVGTFVVGGFSFSGNSANQGLIFTTLKPWEERHSEEQSVKAIIGKLAGALGGMPEARILPVNPPAIQGLGSFGGFQFELQDRKGNESLAPLLEAMGGMIGQANQPGIGLQRVFSTFAANTPQLLIEVDRDKAKALGVSIDDIFSTLQTLLGSQYVNDFNLQQRTYRVYVQADKQFRSNPSDIGQLYVRSQQDQMIPLSNLVKITPTTGAQTINHYNLFRAIEITGSAAPGFSSGQAIKAMEDVAKKVLPAGLGYEWSGTSAEELAAGGQAPIIFGLGIVFVFLVLAAQYESYIDPLIILLSVPLAIFGALSAQSLRGLANDVYCQIGLVMLIGLASKNAILIVEFANQLRERGMTITKAAVEASQERLRPILMTSLAFVLGITPLVNPEGAGAASRRSLGTALTGGMIVSTLLSLFIVPVLYIVINLMSDRLKGRGKPKETKKPTPRVEVTTSSSSH; encoded by the coding sequence ATGTTTGCTGACTTCTTTATCAAGCGACCTGTCTTCGCGACAGTCTGCTCCTTGCTTATCCTTCTCGTGGGAGCTATCAGTATTCCCACACTAGCAGTCGCCCAGTACCCGGATATTAGCCCGACGCAAATTAACGTTTCTGCTAACTATGGTGGAGCCAATGCTGAAACCGTGGAAAACGCGGTTACGACCCTTTTAGAAAGGCAAATCAACGGGGTCGAGGGCATGAAGTACATGACTTCGAGTAGCAGTAATGATGGCACCAGTACAATTACAGTCACATTTGATGCGTCGCGGAACAAAGATATCGCTGCTGTCGATGTGCAAAACCGCGTCTCCGTCGCCCAACCGCAGCTACCACAAGCGGTGCAGCAAACAGGAGTCAGGGTTACAAAGCAGTCAACCAGCCTGCTCTTAGCAATCGGTCTGTATGCACAAAATAAGGAATACGACAACGTATTTTTAAGCAACTACGCTGACCTCTACCTGACAGATGCCCTGAAACGATTGAAGGGTGTGGGTGATGTGCGTATTTTTGGTGAGCGTAAATATTCGATGCGCCTGTGGCTCGACCCCAATCGACTCGCCAGTCGAGGACTCGCGTCTAAGGATGTAGTTAATGCTCTCAGAGAACAGAACTTACAGGTAGGCGCTGGGGGAATCGGTCAGCAGCCAGCCCCAGACGGGCAAATGTATCAAATTGACCTGCGTGCCATCAGCCGACTCGCTGACGCCTCGGAATTTGAGGACATTGTCCTTAAAACAGATACTAATGGCGGTCTCGTCAAGCTGAAAGATGTAGGTCGAGCTGAACTTGGGGCAGAAAACTATAGCTCGTTCCTGCGATTTAGGGGTAACGATGCGGTCGGTTTGGGGGTTTATCAACTTCCCGGTAGCAATGCCTTGGATGTTGCCAGGGAAGTCAAAGCCGAAATGAAGCGACTTGCTCCGACTTTTCCGCCTGGACTGAAATATCAGGTAGCGCTGGACACTACGCTGTATGTGCAACAGTCCCTTAACGAAGTGGTCAAGACGCTGTTTGAAGCGGTTGTGCTGGTTATCTTGGTGATTTTCATTTTCTTGCAGGACTGGCGAACCACCCTGATTCCAGCGATCACTATCCCGATTTCCTTGATTGGTACTTTTGCCTTTATCAAGGTTTTCGGGTTTTCAATCAACAGCTTGTCCCTGTTTGGTCTGACTTTAGCAACTGGGTTGGTGGTCGATGACGCGATCATCGTGGTCGAGAATATCGCTCGCTTGATTCAAGATAAGGGCATGAATCCCCGTCAAGCGGCCTCTGAGAGTATGGAAGAACTGTTGGGGGCAGTGATTGCGACTTCACTCGTACTCATGGCTGTGTTTATCCCAGTCGCCTTCTTCCCAGGAACTACCGGAAAGCTATATCAACAATTTGCGCTGACAATCGCTTTCTCAGTTGCGCTTTCTACCTTTAATGCCGTTACCCTCACACCTGCCCTCTGTGCCCTTCTGCTGCGTCAGGATCAAAAACCAAGCGGCTGGGTTGGCTGGATTTTCGATCGGATTAATGGAGCCATTGACTGGACGCGCAACGGGTATAAGCGATCGCTAAACACCCTGTCACGCATGAAAGGAATCGTGGTTGGGCTGTTTATTCTGTCCTTAGGGCTGACAGGCTGGCTTTATTTGAGCGTTCCCCAGGCATTTCTCCCTGAAGAAGACCAAGGCTATTTCATCACAATTGTGCAAGGGCCAGAAGGAGTTTCGCTCAACTATACCGCCGATGTCATGAACAGGGTGGAACAAGAAATCCTGAAAGTTCCGGAAGTGGTAGGAACTTTTGTAGTGGGCGGCTTTAGTTTTAGTGGAAATAGTGCCAACCAGGGTTTGATTTTTACAACCCTCAAGCCTTGGGAGGAGCGTCACAGCGAAGAACAGTCAGTAAAGGCGATTATTGGTAAGCTGGCGGGAGCTTTAGGCGGAATGCCAGAAGCAAGAATATTGCCCGTTAATCCTCCTGCGATTCAGGGTTTAGGCAGTTTTGGTGGTTTCCAATTTGAGCTGCAAGACCGAAAGGGCAACGAAAGTTTAGCTCCTCTACTTGAAGCTATGGGTGGGATGATTGGGCAAGCCAATCAACCGGGTATCGGCTTGCAACGTGTGTTTAGTACTTTTGCCGCAAACACACCTCAGTTACTCATCGAAGTAGACCGTGACAAAGCTAAGGCGCTCGGCGTCTCTATAGACGATATCTTCAGTACGTTGCAGACGTTGTTAGGTTCGCAATATGTGAACGACTTCAATTTGCAACAACGAACTTATCGGGTGTACGTTCAGGCAGATAAGCAGTTTCGCTCCAATCCTAGCGATATTGGTCAACTTTACGTTCGTTCTCAACAAGATCAGATGATTCCCCTGAGCAATCTGGTGAAGATCACACCAACCACAGGGGCACAAACGATTAATCACTACAACTTATTCCGCGCCATTGAAATTACGGGTTCAGCCGCTCCTGGCTTTAGCTCCGGGCAGGCAATCAAAGCAATGGAGGACGTAGCTAAGAAAGTTTTGCCTGCTGGTTTAGGCTACGAATGGTCAGGTACTTCAGCAGAAGAGCTAGCCGCTGGCGGTCAAGCACCGATCATTTTTGGTCTGGGAATTGTGTTTGTGTTCTTGGTGCTGGCAGCTCAGTATGAGAGCTACATTGACCCCTTAATTATTCTTCTGTCAGTCCCTTTGGCAATCTTCGGTGCCCTTTCAGCTCAGTCGCTGCGGGGTTTAGCTAATGATGTCTACTGTCAAATCGGTCTGGTGATGCTGATTGGTTTAGCGAGTAAGAACGCGATTCTGATTGTGGAATTTGCTAACCAACTGCGAGAAAGGGGTATGACCATTACCAAGGCGGCGGTTGAAGCCTCTCAAGAGCGTTTGCGACCCATTTTAATGACTTCCTTGGCTTTTGTTCTGGGTATTACCCCCTTGGTCAATCCTGAAGGAGCAGGAGCAGCATCGCGACGCTCTCTGGGTACGGCGCTTACGGGAGGGATGATTGTTTCCACGCTCTTAAGTTTGTTTATCGTGCCAGTCCTGTATATCGTGATTAATCTGATGAGCGATCGCTTGAAGGGTCGTGGTAAGCCTAAGGAGACGAAGAAACCCACTCCCCGTGTTGAGGTCACCACGTCTTCGAGTAGCCATTGA
- a CDS encoding efflux RND transporter periplasmic adaptor subunit: MSEPESRKYSVPAQIEQTVMTDANEADEDESLWKERVHPRSKKRWPMVVGAIVLLLGGGLGWHWWQTSHAKKAPEAPAAGAGQPQGIPVKLATVETVSVPETDEFPSRLKAPRGVDIKPETEGRISEILVRDGEKVQQGQVLIRLSSDDADAARMQAKANLDRAQARLAELEAGSRPEEIALAEARLNQAEARLANAKAGASPEEIAQAQAQVEAAKAGADLAKSRVSRYQTLRQQGAISQDVLEGYIKEERSATAQQQEAERRLEALRKGRSSDIDQLTAAAEQERQSLQQLKNGPRKEEIAQARSQVSEAAAQVRSTEVKLQDTKIVAPISGIVGNIPVKIGDFLSKGDTLTTVTQNQTLDVELSIPIVRGPDLRLDQRVEGTDGKGNVIGTGRISFISPQVSSNSQLILAKASFDNSQGQLRDGESVTAKVIWNTRPRILIPTTAVVPLAGKDFVYVAQTQGQSKLIARQKPVKLDRAKMQGNNYPVIEGLQPGEKIIVSGTQNLSDGAPIIPQS, from the coding sequence ATGAGTGAACCTGAATCCCGTAAGTATTCAGTTCCAGCACAGATTGAACAGACTGTGATGACTGACGCTAATGAGGCTGATGAAGACGAGTCTTTGTGGAAGGAGCGGGTTCACCCACGTTCAAAAAAGCGTTGGCCAATGGTCGTGGGGGCTATCGTTCTACTTTTGGGAGGCGGTTTGGGTTGGCATTGGTGGCAAACGAGCCATGCCAAGAAGGCACCAGAGGCTCCAGCAGCAGGAGCGGGTCAACCTCAAGGAATTCCCGTTAAGCTAGCAACGGTAGAGACAGTAAGCGTCCCAGAAACTGATGAATTTCCCAGTCGCCTAAAAGCGCCTCGTGGCGTGGACATCAAGCCTGAGACGGAGGGGCGAATCAGTGAAATTTTGGTTCGGGATGGCGAAAAGGTGCAGCAAGGGCAAGTACTCATTCGCTTAAGCAGTGATGACGCCGATGCGGCTAGGATGCAAGCCAAAGCAAATCTTGATCGCGCTCAAGCTCGTCTTGCTGAACTAGAAGCTGGTAGTCGTCCCGAAGAAATTGCGCTTGCCGAAGCCCGGTTAAATCAAGCCGAAGCTCGCCTCGCCAACGCCAAAGCTGGGGCGAGTCCTGAGGAAATTGCTCAGGCTCAAGCTCAAGTGGAAGCCGCGAAAGCCGGGGCTGATCTGGCAAAATCACGGGTGAGTCGATATCAGACCTTAAGACAACAAGGCGCTATTTCTCAAGATGTGTTAGAAGGCTACATCAAAGAGGAGCGCAGTGCCACAGCCCAGCAGCAAGAAGCCGAACGACGGCTAGAGGCACTGCGAAAGGGTAGGAGTTCTGATATTGATCAACTAACAGCAGCCGCTGAACAAGAGCGGCAATCCTTACAACAACTGAAGAATGGCCCCCGCAAAGAAGAGATTGCTCAGGCGCGATCGCAAGTTTCTGAGGCAGCCGCTCAAGTCCGCTCAACGGAAGTCAAGCTGCAAGATACGAAGATTGTCGCCCCCATCAGTGGCATTGTCGGAAATATCCCAGTCAAGATAGGAGACTTTCTGAGCAAAGGGGATACGCTCACCACTGTCACCCAAAACCAAACCTTAGACGTAGAGTTGTCTATCCCCATCGTGCGGGGACCCGACTTGCGCTTGGATCAGAGAGTAGAGGGAACAGATGGCAAAGGGAATGTAATCGGTACAGGTAGAATCAGTTTCATTTCTCCTCAAGTCAGTAGCAATTCTCAACTCATCCTGGCAAAGGCTAGCTTTGACAACTCACAAGGACAACTGCGCGATGGAGAATCTGTCACAGCCAAAGTGATCTGGAATACCCGTCCTAGAATTTTAATTCCAACGACAGCCGTGGTTCCCTTGGCAGGAAAAGATTTTGTCTATGTTGCTCAAACGCAGGGGCAATCTAAACTCATCGCTCGCCAAAAGCCCGTGAAGTTGGACAGAGCCAAAATGCAGGGGAATAATTACCCAGTTATCGAAGGATTGCAGCCTGGAGAAAAAATTATCGTTTCAGGCACCCAAAATCTGTCGGATGGCGCTCCCATTATCCCTCAGTCGTAG
- a CDS encoding PadR family transcriptional regulator, protein MLELATLGLLQSEPLHGYRLKQQLELFMSSSISVNYGAIYPLLKRLEERGEITTLAIDQTDAGPNRKTYCITASGRQRWHEKMMEHPHESWVNSRSRFFIKFFFFGNLERVERIKLLEHRLHVCQLRLESLELEQLSVTDPYQKSLLYHCFGVHRAEIEWLREQLTQEQKQFAQSQP, encoded by the coding sequence ATGCTCGAACTCGCAACGTTAGGTCTTCTCCAGAGCGAACCCTTGCACGGATACCGATTAAAGCAGCAGCTAGAACTCTTTATGAGCAGTAGCATTAGCGTAAATTATGGAGCGATTTATCCCTTACTCAAGCGTCTAGAGGAACGAGGGGAAATTACGACCTTGGCGATTGACCAAACAGACGCAGGCCCCAATCGGAAAACTTACTGTATCACGGCTTCTGGGCGTCAGCGCTGGCATGAAAAAATGATGGAACATCCCCATGAAAGCTGGGTCAATAGCCGCTCTCGCTTTTTCATCAAGTTTTTCTTCTTCGGCAACCTGGAACGGGTAGAACGGATTAAGCTACTAGAGCATCGTTTGCACGTTTGTCAGTTGCGTCTAGAAAGTCTTGAGCTTGAGCAGCTATCAGTCACCGACCCCTACCAAAAAAGTCTTTTGTACCATTGCTTCGGCGTACATCGAGCGGAGATTGAATGGCTGCGTGAACAACTCACTCAAGAGCAAAAACAATTCGCCCAGAGTCAGCCTTAG